Proteins from a single region of Corynebacterium casei LMG S-19264:
- a CDS encoding IS1249 family transposase, which translates to MPEIRPRCPLCTGEMKKNGKRNARTRWRCKNTTCGISEQTHRPDITAKRHFTYFHNHVTGIYPITECARLMKVSTRTVYRYFEPLWLIEIPNNPDKHRIHDQIFIDGTYTAAGCLLIASTPDHVLCWHWCKHETTHSYTQLLSKLAAPLCVVLDGGQGAQAAIKKLWPSTLIQRCLIHAQRVVRRYVTSRPRTEAGREIYNLALELTSRETVQQARKWAVDLHKYGLKHHDFLNEKTPLPPEINRTGKRYEFTHRRVRSAYNSLTNLHKKGHLFTYLTPPKQAIDKESWASNTNSLEGGINSQLKFIARCHRGRGGERQRKMLEWWLYNKTPLPDDPRKIARQQNWGKDQLAKVHVLTHTENHTNHETGRPALYDNAIPTEYNHSVGIRKGTIR; encoded by the coding sequence ATGCCCGAAATACGACCACGATGCCCACTATGCACTGGGGAAATGAAGAAAAATGGGAAAAGAAACGCACGCACCCGATGGCGCTGTAAAAACACCACCTGCGGAATATCCGAACAAACCCACCGACCAGACATCACTGCCAAGCGCCACTTCACCTACTTCCACAACCACGTCACCGGCATTTACCCAATCACCGAATGCGCCAGGCTGATGAAAGTATCCACCCGCACCGTATACCGCTACTTCGAACCACTATGGCTTATCGAAATACCCAACAACCCTGACAAACACCGCATCCACGACCAAATCTTCATCGACGGCACCTACACCGCAGCTGGATGCCTACTCATAGCCTCAACCCCCGACCATGTCTTGTGCTGGCACTGGTGCAAACACGAAACCACCCACTCCTACACGCAGCTACTGTCTAAACTCGCAGCACCCTTATGCGTCGTCCTCGACGGCGGCCAAGGTGCTCAAGCAGCCATCAAAAAGCTCTGGCCTAGCACCTTGATCCAACGCTGCCTCATCCACGCCCAACGAGTTGTTCGCCGCTACGTCACCTCCCGGCCACGGACTGAAGCCGGACGCGAAATCTATAATCTCGCCTTAGAACTAACAAGCAGAGAAACCGTGCAACAAGCCCGAAAATGGGCCGTCGACCTCCACAAATACGGACTCAAACACCACGATTTCCTCAACGAGAAAACCCCCTTGCCCCCAGAAATAAACCGCACCGGCAAACGCTATGAATTCACCCACCGCAGAGTCCGCAGCGCCTATAACTCGCTGACTAACCTGCACAAAAAGGGACACCTATTTACCTACCTCACCCCACCAAAGCAAGCCATAGACAAAGAATCTTGGGCATCAAATACCAACAGCCTAGAAGGCGGCATCAACTCGCAACTGAAATTCATCGCTCGCTGCCACCGCGGGCGCGGCGGGGAACGGCAAAGAAAAATGCTCGAATGGTGGCTCTACAACAAAACACCACTGCCTGACGACCCACGCAAGATCGCCAGACAGCAGAACTGGGGAAAAGACCAACTCGCCAAAGTCCACGTCTTAACCCACACCGAGAACCACACCAACCACGAAACCGGAAGGCCAGCCCTCTACGACAATGCTATCCCAACCGAATACAACCACTCAGTAGGAATCAGAAAAGGAACCATCCGCTAA